The Thermococcus sp. EP1 region AACCCTGCATAATTAATGCTCTGAGGAATTTCATATAAATACTCTCTAACTTCCTCACTCCATTTTACAATGTCTTCTAGATTTGGATCGCTCTCTAGCCTAATGCCTTGGGGCAATATAACTGCCGAACGTTCTGCTTTTGCTAGGGGCTCAAAGTAGAAGGTTAGTCTATTAAGTGCACCATAGAGATCTATGTATTCAAATTCACCGTTCCATGGAATCTTCTCCCTCCTTATCTGGGGAGGAAGGTCAAAGATGAAAGCATCTGTTTTATGTTTATACGCTTCATAAACCTCAAGAGGACTAGGTAAAAGGTCTTCAAGCCTCCTCTCAGGCATTTTCGGTGGCCTGGCAGGATCAGAGAAGATAATATCTGCCTCTACCTGGTTAACAATTTCTTCCTTCAAGCTATCACCATGGATGAAAGTGATTTTATCTCTAACATCGTATTTCTCAGCATTTTTCATTGCATAGAAAAGCTTCTTCTTATCTATATCAATGGCATATGCCTTATCAGCATATTTTGCGAAGAAGATGAGCTGAATTCCCACTCCACAGCTTACATCTGCTATGCTCTCTGGTTTTACCCTTTTAGCCCTGTATTCTGCAACGATCTCGTGGGTAGCGTATCTAAGTCCATCTAAGTCCATCCACAGATCTGTTCTTGAGAATTTGTTTTTTGCTTTTATTCTAGCCCTTGCTATTTCAATTATCTCATCGGCACTCTCCTTCGGGAGTCTCGCCCTTATTTTTTTCTCATCAAGCCCCTGTTTTATCATCTCAACAACTTCTTTGATATATTCCTCCATGCTACCTCACTATTCTTCCTATTTTCGGAATTTTTAAAGATTTGTGCGAAAGG contains the following coding sequences:
- a CDS encoding 50S ribosomal protein L11 methyltransferase, with the protein product MEEYIKEVVEMIKQGLDEKKIRARLPKESADEIIEIARARIKAKNKFSRTDLWMDLDGLRYATHEIVAEYRAKRVKPESIADVSCGVGIQLIFFAKYADKAYAIDIDKKKLFYAMKNAEKYDVRDKITFIHGDSLKEEIVNQVEADIIFSDPARPPKMPERRLEDLLPSPLEVYEAYKHKTDAFIFDLPPQIRREKIPWNGEFEYIDLYGALNRLTFYFEPLAKAERSAVILPQGIRLESDPNLEDIVKWSEEVREYLYEIPQSINYAGLINELFHIVDGNLWMLMREKRRVLATSDEEIKSDYFKRHYVVQSVLEFHPVKINEFLKREGYGRATLKISIPDTEYWKVRRRIEQGLRGDKRAYLFKFNDKAIIAESID